The genomic region TTTGTCGACCTTGGTAGCTCATATGCTGCGTAGCCTGTAATGCGTGTTGTATTGGAAATGTGGATGCGTATGGTTGCGGCTGCATGTTTTGTGTGCACCACCAATGGAACACAGTACAGTGCAAATGTGGCAAGCCAGGCTTATCTTTATGACGTGCTACCAAAGACGGTAACGGATCAGTGCAACACATTTTACGATCGTTAGAGTAGATTCCAGGGGTAAATCTGGGCGGTGCTTGTTCAGGTTTCTGTACCTTCCAAAGGGGTAGGATATTTTATTGCCATGGCATTACCGAGTAGCCACGGAGTACAGTGTGGTGCAAATGGATCTGGCCTAGTGAATCCAAGCTCATGTAAGTGGCAGTTTAATATTGAGAAAACTATCAATACACTGTTAGAGCGGCAGATTCAAACTAAGATTAATGAAATGATTCGTCATAATGTGTAAGAtgcgtaaaatttaaaaacagtttcgatTGACTCAGAAGTTTATTTAATTCCTCTGCTCTGTTGGATTTTTTTGTGCCACATTTACCGATACTTTGGTTGAGCTAATTTGCATATTAATATGTAAAAAAAgcttttataaaataaaagtaaatcaattaagtaaatgatgaaaataaacaacttaGATGAAAAGCCGAATGGTTTCACAGCAGAGATCCTTCCGCAGAAGCTTCCATCCGAAAATCCTAACTGCCTTCGATAGTCAGTGATACTTGGTCTCTTCAATTAATATTATTGGTTTCAATCCCATTCTCCCCATCTAGACGTTCAAATATTCTAGTTAGCCAAATTGAGGGATTCTGCGAAGAAGGAACGTTTATGCTATTGTTCTGTAAGGGTGGGACAGTATACTAAAAGTAGAAAAGGCCTTGCAAACGAATTCTAAAATTTTTAATGCGAAAATCTTTGAAGCTATCAAAGCAAAGATAAAAGGGAAGATTTTCTAATTACCAGATAATGGATTTTTGGTGAATGTACAAGACAAGCAAATACGTAATTTTGAAGATTCATGTCTGACTTTATTACCAATTCATCATAAATGCATTCATATTACGTAGAAGTCATTCTAATATTTGGTTTAATACATGTGTTACAATCAACAATAAACTGTAGCTTCAAGTAAAGTATCTCTCGTTTTGTCCATCTCTCCCGTAAGTacgaattaaaatatttttaaaacatctaTCATAAGGaggtatttaaaaataaatctaaacaGCATATAAAACACCGAATACGATCTATTAACCAACGGTGCAGTTtagaattgaaaaatgttgtaaCATATCGCTTAACCTGAAGTTAATTGGTTGGTGATGCTAGGTCATTTAATTTGTGAAATTTTCagacaatttaaaataatatgagTATAATTCGATTCGGTGAGCCGATGTGTACTATTAAGACTTATGACTTGATGAGTTGTGGTCTTCTTCAACTCGATGTAAAGCAAAATATCGCTAAATAATGATTCAATGTACTATTTACAACTCTTGTGATAAAAAGCTTAATAAAGAAGATCACAGCGATAACATATCGGTGCACGCAATGATAGCTTCATTTCATGTGGCCTGTTGCGTGAGCAAAGGAAACACCAAGGTGGTTGTTGTGGTCGCAGAGCTTTCGATATCCAGGAGGCTCCCTGTGGCCTCGGAAACGAATGATGTCGTTTGTGTATGGTTGATTTCTCCGTTAATTATTGGCTCTGTACCACATTGATCATGTTGAAGTGCATCGGCAGCTATGTAGAGGGAAATGACCAGCGCTATCAGGCAGACGACCCAGCAGAAGGCAAAGCATCCGTATCGCATCTTTATCCACCACGGATCGTCAATGTACTTATTCAGTTCATCCTTCGTCAATGCGCAGCTGTCGCTGAAAGTGATTGAAATGGAGGAAAGAAAGTTGAAGTGATATTAGATGATGTTAGTTTTAGTGATGGATTGAGTGCATAGGATTGAAATCGCATATCTCTTGTTTTCGTAAACAAGCTTTACGAATTCACTTGGTATTCAATTAAAGAAGAAGACAAAAAGTTTGTTTCCTCTTGTCTGCTATTAGTAGCAAATTAAATAGTCTTGTGATGAATCGCTGAAGATTTATCTATCTGGTGCACACTGAAATGAAAGCTATGGAAATGGGTCAATTGCTGACGTTCCAGACAACGTTTCAAaatggtggttttttttattgccaatTAGACAACCCCGTGCATCATCCATCATCTGTAAAATGGGTTCAAAAGGCGGCTTGTAGAAAGAAGATACCTGATACAGGTTGTAGACTTATTATCCTTGTACATCGGTACTTTATCATCGATAACGTTGGAAGCGTGCGGTTTGTAGGTTGGTAGAGCTACGCAATGAACATCGATAAGGAATGGAAGGAACCACTTTGTTAGCTCCAAAGCCTTTCACTTAGAGTACAAGAggtagaacattttcacaGAGATAAAGGCATCGATAAAAGAAACTTCACAAGTGTCCACCGGCGTTACACTTGTCCCTAAATGTTATACAGATTGGACAGGTGCACTGACATGAGTTCACGGTGTGTATGCTCTTGTgagagaaaatgaaacaacttcAAGGACCATATACTTACTACTCTCTAAGTACGCCATTGTCGTCCgtattgttgttattattgcTAACATTATTATTCTCATCATCCTGAGGAATGGGGATGATGTACGTCTTCTGGTATTCCTTGGGCAACAACGAGGTTCTTTCGTTGATCGTCATTTTGAATTCGGTTAAGGTATGGCACCGctttgatgtgtttttttgggTTCTTATCTTTGTCGTTTGTAAAAGTACACACTATGGTAGACTACAGGCGATGTGTGCGAAAAGCCGACGAACTGATGCACTAAGGTCTACCAAACACAAATAAAGCTACGCTGATCGCGCCGTGTACGCGCACTCGTAGGAAAACGTGAAGCTGTTCCAGCGATGATCTCGTTTAGCACATGACTACCGAGGAATGGGACCGGTCTGGAGGTTTTATACACAGTCAATCCAGGAAGAAAACGGCTCGGAAACTCTCCGGACATCGTCAATGTTGTACAGAGAACTATCGCTCGACTTGTTTGAGAAGAATATAGATTCTAACGAACTCTCGTTTTGAAACAAAGAGACAGCTCGCGGAAAAGAGATGAAAGTGAGCGATCTTCTTAGTGTCGGACGACGGGTAATGAGCATGATCAAGGAAGCGATCACACTCGTCTCATTTCACACCGCGGCGATGTTACGAATGTTGAAGACGTAATGAGGTGGTTTGTGCACAAGTCAAGTAATAATCTAACGACGTTGACCTAGGGATGATCTACAAAAATTGCCAAATTTCATGATCATCTTATGCGCCCAGCCGAGACTGTCCCTTCCCTGTTTGAGAGGTTCACgtgcacaaaaaagaaaaaaaagatagccTTCTGGTATTCCGTGGCAGCGTGGTCGGGCAGCTTAaagctgcggatagacggatgcaatatttcaatgcaatgaaataaaatttgacatttctacctaaaatgacagtcattgcaatattgctatgcgtatttcattgcaatattgcaaAGATCCAAACGAGATGGTTAAGCATCGAAATATTGCATTCACTGTCATTTTTGGTAgcaatgtcaaattttatttcattgcagtgaaatattgcatccgtctatcccCAGCTTTATACCCAAGGAGCGCCAAATTGACGTTTCGACCCGAACCCATGAaagttccatacaaaaaaacccctccacgACGGGAGAGCTACCCCGCAACCACTCCGCCACCATTTGACATACCCCTCACTACCTAATGACAATCCAAATGTTGTCTGCTCTATCGTTCcgtccttttctctcgcgttattttgccaacagcatagacttgtgtgtgtgtgtgtgagcaacagcccgttgaggaattgtttacattttaaaataaccgcTCGTCCAGTATGTTGTAAGAACTTGGTGTCTATTTTGTACAAGAAATCCCTTGAAAATGTGCTtaaaaccggaataaaacaTTTGCGAAAGAATGCTGTTTTCTATCGTCGATCCGACAATGTCCAAAAAATGATCAAAACGCAGCAATCTATAGCAAATATTGAAGCTGTAGCTGACAATATACCCGAGGAAGCAGAAATTCTAGTTGAAGATCGATATGGAGCTTACGTGGATAAAATGGGGTTTCAACGCTATTTATTAATGAAATGTGGAGTAAACATCAACGGGAATCTAAGGGCTATTATTGCAGACGCTCCAGCAAGAGCATTCATAACAGGTTGACTACAAAACTTATCAgcagacaatttcacatgtatttaattgttctttcatttaattttcacaggtGTAGTAGGACATGTTGATTATAGCAGTTGCCAGAAATGTACTGTCGTAGGTCACTACGGCAGCGTTGCTCGCACCATTGTATTTTCTGGGACATAACAAACTGATGGAGGATTCAGGCAAGGCGCCTATCCAGGAAACCAAAGAACGATTACACCTctttaagatttattttttttacatagtctaggatgtcgtggtagcggatcgtttgcatcttatcgatcttAGCATCATGAAGCAACTGCTGGTGggctggcgaaacgaaacactgggaaagagaaaatgggACCAAAGTCAATGTAAAGTAATACCGCAAGCCTTGCAGACGACAAAACTCATGCAACTAATGAAAGAAGAGTTGTTCTCTGATTCACTTGCCAGAAATCGATGGCTTAGATGCTGTTATGATATTGATGGTTGTGAAGGTTGTGTTtgaaagctccttctaaaaataaatgatacacagtATTTGTCTtaaaaatggcacaaatatAAAGTTATATCTTTGTAAcatgatttcaataattaccgtGATTTGTCAATGCTggtggaatttgaaaaggtacaCAGCGACGATGGAATGTCCTGAGCCGattttcagttgtttcggtAGGTTTCACATTGATTGTCCCAGTGGATGTCGTAGCATGAATGCTTCCACACTTAACACTTTATTGGCGTGTGCTATCTGaccaaaacatgctgcagtcaCCGTCAATTGAGtgttaaaatctaaaaaaaactgcacaatagaaaaatcaaacacattattaaaCTGCACAAACTTCGTCGAATTTTTCAACTCCAACCTCTAGTCTCATGATTTTATACTACGCACATTATTTCGCGCGAGtgcaattttgagaaaatgtatccatcgttacgtaaaataaaacagacaatcaaCAAGACACTTTCCAACATCGCCGATAGATCGACCGGTCTGCGCATCGTATGGTATGTATAACGATAAGTGTTCAATCCTCactaaccaaacaataaaaatttctcttcaacagctACCACCAATGTAATCACTACCACTGTGTTAACCACGACCACGACAgtagaaaaacgaaagaatatCGAATCAAGTGTGCATTACAGGTAGAGGCTAGGAGAGGGAAGAGGAAAGATAGCGGAATgaagagggaaaacaaacctagagaggatattatttttgaacctagattgataatttttttcgaacccactattttgaatttgaacccaccatcaaatttgaatctgacAGCCCGTCAACATCGCTGTCAAATCGGGTCGAAATTTACTGCGCATCGTGCCCTGGACCGACCCATTTTCGAcgcgaaaacgggtcggaCCAGGcgccggaaatatttcaaaaatccccTTGGGTATATAACGCcgcggcaacttcggtttttatCTTCGTGGATCGCTGCATATTCTTCGGCTTTCGCTGCATATTCTCCGGCATATGCATACGAGTATGCGGGTTAACATGCAGCGGCAGCCCCGAAGAGCTGCGTTCCAGGGGTAAGACGTTTCATCCACAGTTGATCTCTTCTCAGTTGTTTTGTTCAAGACTACTGTTTTTACTTTGATTTTCATATTGATCCAAACCTGCGATCAAttgcaaatatattttttcagtACGGTAAGGGGGGCAGGGAAGGAGAGTTaccgaagaaaaataataatgacaCAAATGTTGatacaaataaatattaaaatatttttactttttgccaTTACTGACCAGATATGGCGGCCATAGGAAGTTTAATTCTTGTTCTATTGCctgtcatttttatttaaaagtggCTTCATTCGCACTGTTTCCGCGAAATGACATTAGGTCCCAAAGGTCGTGTGTACTTATAACTTTTAAAGATAGTAATGATCAGTATTTACTCGTTTAATCGCTAATCAGGCATGTAGCACCAACGTGCGCTACTTTCTCGTTCCTTAGATAACATCATCTAGTTTTCTGAATGAACTGAATTTTATGAAGAATGAGCCTatgtatgtgagtgtgtgtgtgtgtgtgtgtgtgtgtgtcatatCAATCGAAAATCTGATCAAACGGGGATTTCTACAGTTACACCACCTATCGTCGGACTGTTTGTTTGTCAATGCGTTTCTTTGAAGGGAATCCCCTTCTTCTTAAAGAGGATTTAAGGCTTAAGTCTCACTTAATGTGATAATTATCACCTTCTCGTGATTTTCTAGGGGTTGGCTAAAGAGATATGGTTGGGTGAGTTataagaaaatgaaactttgTGTTATCACTACTCTTGGGTGTGCCAAGTACTCGACAGTGTGAAGGGTACGAAGAAGTCAAGTTGTAGTCAACAATGAATGTAGCTCGATCATCTCTCACCGGAAGAGAAGGTAGCATCTCTTGCTAAGGATTAAAAGGAACAACCGGATGTAAGTCCTTCCCCACAAAGTAGTAGGAGAGACGGTCATACCTTTTCAGACTCCTGCTACTGAAGCTCCGGAAGTAAGTCCTGTTTCACCAATTACGGCCGAACCAGAAGATACGGGAGTACCTTTTGAGACTGTTGCTACAGAAGACTCAGAAGTAAGTCTTCCCTCACCAATTACGGAAGTTGCAGGAGAGGGTGAAGTTTCTTCTGATACTCCTTCTGTTGAAGATCCAAGCAAGCCTTTATCCACCAGTGGCGCCAGTAGAAGGAGAGGCGGAAGTACCTTCCTCAGAAGATCCGGAAGCAACTCCTGCAATAAAAGATCCTCTCTTGCTACGAAAGTATCAGAAGAGGCAGAAGTACCTTCTGAGACTTCTGCTACCAGATCCAGAAGTAAGTCCTGCCCCACCAATTATGGAGAGAATGGAAGTACCTTCTGAGACTCTTGCTGTAGAAGTTTCGGAAGCAAGTCCTTCCCCATCAGCGACGGAGGCATCAGAATAGGCGGGACTAACTTCTGTGACTTTTGCTGCGGATGAACTCGAAATTGTACCACCGCCCGAAACAGAAACGCCGATTTCGGCCGAACCGGAACCTCGAGCATTCCTACGTTCTCTAAAATGACACCAGAGGTGACATCTTCTTTACCGGGCACAATGCTGAATGGCGCAGGAGCTCTATCTTCCGTTATGCTGACGCTACAGTTGTTTATTATGTCAGCAAATATCACACGGGTAGTGTAACTTGTATGAAAGTAATGGCGCATAAGGCGCATGAGGTGCCAATGCATGATCGTGAGTAAAGAAAATATCAGTTTATAGTGCAGAAGGACAATATAATCAATCAGTACCATAAAATGAAAGgcgaaatgattttttttttaaataatcacTTTATTTATCATTCTCCTTATAATGAACGATGTTCGTTTCGCAATCCTTACTCTTTTGCTCGCTTAGAGCGGCCCACGTAGTCTGATCGTTTGCCGCTTGTCCtacattaaatttttttttttatttatcttttatcgaGTTAACGCCGTTTCTCACCTGCGGTGCCCCTCTTTAACTAACCAGCTAACAACGGAAAACTTTAacgtatttgtttatttaaatatctGCCGACACTTTGGCAAAGTCTGCCAGCAAATGTGGTTTTCCCCCGGTTTAATCGATTGTAACATAATGAGTTGGTGTAAGAAAAGCAACTCTCCGATCCAGTACGACTATGCCACAGTCGCATCCGGTAGATTTTCGGAGGCTAGTTTTATATCTTTTGCTATACTTCCggtttcttttccaaccaacTCAGCGCAACTCAAACGGTTTGCAGTTTAATGCTGCattttgggaaagtttttcctgaACGAAGCTTTGTAGCAAGCTAACCAAATACTCTGGCAGGCTCTCAAGTGCATCTCTCGTGCATACGCAAAAGGGTTGTATTAGCCAAAGAACGGAAAAGGAGAATAGAACGAGGGTTTAGTTCGAGCTATCCAACCACTAGACACAGCTATTTGTATTATTTGTTGAAGGTTTTGCGTTGTgtttaacttttctgactcATTCCTAGCTGTGTGGGAAAGGAAAGTATGGCGTATGTCCGTGCTGTACGAATCATGTTTGCGATGGATGTTATTAGTTTGCAGGACCAAGAAGTGTATTTTTTCTAGTTCTTTTTATTGCTTCTTCCAAAATATCATGGCTTTACGAACTTTCTCTTCAGCTTATTTTGTCCTGTGTCCTTTGCAGTCCTCCATGAATGTTTTCTCGTGcaatcgttttgtttgtaatttagCTATGTTGTGTGTAGTAAAGTTACAGTACACAAGCACTACACAAAGAGAAATGGTTCAGAAAGGGGAATTACATCGTAGCTACAGTAAGATAAGAGTAGAAGTTTGTAGTGTCGTTCGTActagtagtagcagtagtagtaatagtagtagtaatagtagAGTAAATATACGTTTTGCTGTTTCATGTTGTTGACTTTGTGTAGCAGTTAGAGTATTTCAGCAGTTAAATTTGTTACATTGTTCTTacattggttttgttttacggcggtttgtttgtttgggcgCTTTTGTTCTACAACGTTTTGGtctcgtttttattcgatattCCGTAATTTTTCATATAGCATACAAGTTCTAAAGGGTAAATTCGAAAGATGTCGAAAGGTAAACGATTTAGCAAATGTGCAAAGACGTAAGAAttgtttgagtttgtttttggtacCGTTTAGTATGTTTGCCAATTTGCTCCATTGTTCAGTtacttgtttgttggttttcgtCTTCAGTTCGCATTTCCTCCCATCACCATTTCATTGCCCTAACCGTAACTCCCACTAGTGGCCTTTATAACTAGAGCACGCGCATGGTATGGCTTTTGATCCACCTTCTAAATATAGACTGACTTTACACATCGAGTAGAAGAATGGAAGATATAACGCGTTCCATTGAGGGATTCATTCCGTTTGATCTAACACTTTACGCTAAAGTGTAGGACTATTTTTTCCTGATGCTAGGAGTGTGCAGGAGAAGTCTGTCACGGTTTTCCAATGTGGCTGCGATTACGATGAATTCTAACACTGGTTCGAACGAAATTCtagtttatttcgtttaataAGTATTGTTCTAAGTGGATTGTATTCAACATTGGAAGAAACAGAGGTCACGTTCACAGAGGCGTGTATGTTTGTGGATTGTTTTGActtcgatttttcctttttatcgaCAACTATTCCTACCTCGTTTGATGATATTCTTTGCATGCCCCATTGCCATCACTGTGATGCTCATCTTGATCGTTTGCTTCCTGGAGGAAGCTTTCAGCCacgcaaatacacacacacacccacacacacacgcaaacaaacgcacacccacacacatacataccgATGGGCTGGTGATACAATCTATCGCTAATGGGCGCCGAGGGACATGAACAACTAACGGTTGAGGTTTAAAATCTTTCTCGTCTTCCTCCTGAGTAGCCAGAGTCGTTAACGGTCGGTGGTCAATCTTTTTATTCATCTTTAAATTCTGTCCTACAATTAACCCTAAGACGAACAGGGCTTTTGCAATTTGGGTTTCTTGTGTGAGGTAACTTCACAGAAAAGAAAGTATGTAATTTTTAATTgggattttaaaacatttttatcattcaaaataaaatgaaaaagaacatTTGCTCCACAATCGAAGAAAGTTTCCTAAGCCCAACTATTTTCGCCATAGATGGTTGGGGTTGAGTATTCAAACAGGTTCTAACTGAACTCCAGCATTTCGCTGGCGTTTGGCTTTGGAAGCATAGCTCCCAACAGGTGAAGTAAATTTTCTGCTTTAGTaggaaatgtttcttttttctgtagGTTCTTTACATGAATTAAATAATATCTTCCAGTCAAGGTCGATGTATTAGGTTTGCTTTCGTCCTCCAGGATACAAGGTTTTCTGTGCTTTGGTGTACCTTTTCATCGTACTTATCTCAACACTTATACGGCTAAATTTGAAGTATCTTAAGACAACAGCTAGGAATTatgaaaactaaacaaacacctAAGCCCGTTTGCAGTTGAAATGGAAGAATGGTTTCTGTACTGTTTGAAGATGGCGAAACTCCTAGGTCTACTGACTTTGTTCGTCGTTGCTGTATTTTATTGGTTACGATTTACTCCTACTCCTATACAAATACGGGGGTAATGTGTAAACAGAGAGCTACGGTTTTCGGAAGGACgtagtgtttgttttctgtgtATTGCTTTGACATCCTTTATCGGAAGATTCCGATGCTTCGAATTGGTGAAACCGACTAGCACGACGTACATTGGTAAAGTGTACACCCGGGATTGTGCCCTGTTCAGCGGCGATCAGCAAGCACgcacttttgtttttcggacCAGGTCCCCACAAGAGGATGCAAGGCGGATTGCACAGCTtgggtttttactatttttattttcaacgatATCTTCTGCACTTCATTTCACTTACGCCAAACTTGCATGTTAGTATCATTCGATTTGAGTATTAAAAGTACCTTTAACAAACCGCAATCGGGCGTCTTTTTCTGTTGATTctaaaagtttattttatccCACAAATTTAAGCTAGAggcgtttaaaaaataaaaaagggcagtttgactttttttttctagttccTAATATTACTAAGAGCGAAATCGATCGAcgaaaagaattgaaaattttagCCCGCCGGCGGTTTGCGAATTGTGCCCCAGATGGGGCTTGCCAAAAGTAATGCAGCGGCCCGATTCGTCACCATCtacgttgttgttgtttggtcCTTGTCCTCAACTGATTTGATTCATTTGATCGTTCGCTGTGTTTGCGTTATGCTGGTCCATTTGTTTCCGCAGCGATATGTTTCTCTGGCGCGTTGGATTTACGGAACGCCCTTTCGATTGGTTTCTTCACGTTCGCTCAACGTTTGGTCGTCGTTGCCCAGAATCCGACATTTGTAATTCCTACACTACTGGCTAAATGGTTCGTTTTGGAGTGAGCTGTTTAGTTAGGTTTAccattgttgaaaaaaaagacgATCCTTTTTTCTGAAGCGATCCTACACTGAACACTATTTCAGGTGGATAGCGATTGTCACGTGACAGTCGGGGAGGGATGCACTCCAAAATAATGGTTTTGCACCAGATGAACATCGGAGTAGCAGGACCCATAATGGGGGCTAACCCGTTAAACTATCGAAGGTGAGAATGGGAAATACTTGTATCGAATGGAGTTCGGGAACCGTTGGTAATTTCAGAGGCCTGATCTGTCAATCAATGAAGTAGCTGATTTCTAATGAAGGTGTTGCTTTCTATTGATATAACGACAGTGGAACGGGAGATGATGTGAGTGCACATGAAGAAAAACTACCACTTATCAAACTCGTATGTACACATCAATTCATTTCGCATACAACGTACAACGCCTTCGTCGCATTTCACCTATGTATATTTGTAAAACATCGGGGCATCGAAAAATGAATGCACGTCGGGCGACGACCGAGGCATAAGCATAAGAATGGCGCAAGGAAACGTACGATCTTTGGCTCGCTC from Anopheles coustani chromosome 3, idAnoCousDA_361_x.2, whole genome shotgun sequence harbors:
- the LOC131271785 gene encoding uncharacterized protein LOC131271785 yields the protein MTINERTSLLPKEYQKTYIIPIPQDDENNNVSNNNNNTDDNGVLREYDSCALTKDELNKYIDDPWWIKMRYGCFAFCWVVCLIALVISLYIAADALQHDQCGTEPIINGEINHTQTTSFVSEATGSLLDIESSATTTTTLVFPLLTQQAT